acgtgtcctAGCCagggaaccaaacctgcaacccaggtatatgcccttgactggggattgaacccacgacccttcagtgatcaggctgatgctctacccacttagacacactggccagggcgacagATTGTTTTCTACTCTTGTTCTTGTGTTGTGTTGTCTTCCAAAGATGAAAAATAGAGGCCAAATACATTAAACATGAAGCAGGGTAAGAACAGTTACCAGGGAATCGAGGATTCCTTTAGGGTGACCAGAACTTTACTGTGAGTTCCATAGTTGTACAATCAGTGCTTGTTCTCCAGTCAGAGAATAAGATGGACTAGGGGTCGCAAGCACAAGCTGTCATGGACCCAGGAGTGGCAGTGGTCTCCATGACCTCGCTGGATAGGGAATTAGCAGAAGGCAGAATGACTGCTGGTAGTGATCTCTCCCAGGAAAAGGAGCCTGTGAATGAGGATGTCCCCGCACATTTAAAGTTTCATTCCTTTAGGATTGTTTTTCTTAGTGCCTTTTTACTTAGATGGCTAACTATGGAGGTACACTTTACTGGCTAATCTTTTCCACCCCTTTTCTTTTGTCGGGATCAGTGCCAGAACAGATAAAGCCCAGTGTAAGCCAGCCTCAGCCTGCCAACTCTAATAACGGCACTTCCACAGCAACCAGCACTAATAATAATGCCAAACGAGCCACAGCCAACAGTCAGCAGCCGCCAcagcagcagccgcagcagccacagccacagcagcCGCAGCCACCACAGGCCTTGCCTCGGTATCCTCGTGAAGTACCACCACGATTCCGCCACCAGGAACATAAGCAGCTTCTAAAGAGGGGTCAGCATTTTCCTGTCATAGCAGCAAACCTGGGATCTGCTGTTAAAGTGTTAAGCAGCCAGTCAGAAAGCAGTGCTTTAACAAACCAACAGCCACAAAATAACGGAGAGGTGCAGAGCAGCAAAACCCAGTCAGGTGAGAGAAGGTGCTTCTTACGAGACTTCAGCTGTCATCACTAGCGGTGTAGCAGGTTTATGAATTCATGGCTTTGGGGTAATGTATTTGTATTCATTAGTATCTGGGTAGCAAAATAACGATCTGTACAGGGAGTTATGAATAGGGAGTCTTGAAATGTTGCCTGTAAGGTCACTGCCCATCCtactttaaaaatccttttaatcATTCTCCCTCCAGGTTCTACCTATTTTAATAAGCAGCTTAGAGTTAAAATTGATCATGCGACTATAACTAAAATTGATCACTCCCCTCAAGTTATATTCTAAGCAGTTAGACATATTATTGCATTTAATCCTCAGCAACCCTGTAAGGTGTAAGCTGTTCTTCTCTCCACTTTTCattagaggaaactgaggcaccaagccATGAAATAACTTGCCTAGATCACTCAGTAACCCAGGTGCCATTAAAAGGCTACCACTCATGAGAGTCATATTGAAACAGCACATGCATTCGTTTGTTGCCTCAGAGTGGCTTTTCTCAGCTCAGTAATGATTATGAGGCAGAAAGTACATCTAGTACGTGGTTACAATTTCCTCCAAGCCCCGTGTGTTACGGCGTGTTCTGATAGGTCCTGAGGGTTGGTTGCTTTGTCCATtcccttttcaaaatattttgaagctTTTATCACAGGCCAGATAGAGAATTGAGAATCAAGGTTCCCACACATGGCAACACTAGCATACTGGCAATGAATCAAGTCTCTGGAGCCAAATGGACCTGGTTTTCGTATCCTAGCTCCACCTACATGCTCCATGTATGTGAGTCTCACCCGAGCAGCCCTCTCTACTGTCCCAGGCAGATGTCACTGTCCCTTTCTATGCTCTGTCTATGGAGCAGGAGCTGCTCTACGTATTACGGTATTTCACAGCTATTATAAGTAGCAGGGCCTGGACTCAGCaatgtctgtctgactccaaagctgtGCTCATAACAACCATGCTGTGCTTTGGCAACATACTGGCTGTGATGGGTAAGGAGGAAGAGGACAAAAGTGCAATTTTTCTAGCGTAGGTAATTAGAACAGCACGTTGTTATTGGAAAGGATAAAACTTGAATTATCATCCTGAGTTAATACTCCCTCCCCTCCAGACAGTTATTACCATGTGAGCTTGGCTAGATCACTCAGCTCACTTGAGCCTCTTTCCTACTCTGTCAGTGTAGGCAGTACTATCCAACCTGTAAGATTGCTCTGAGGATTGAATTAAGTGACATGTTAAAACAAATAGCTTAGTGCCCAACATTTGGCACTGGATGAATTCTCTCCCCCAAAAGTTGTACAGAGGACCTCCACTTTTCAGAAGGAGAGTCTGCTTTAGACACAGTCCTGATGCTAAACAATTGATAAGTTGGTTTCAAGTTCATCTGTGAAGTCAGATTGGAATCAGATGTATTGAGTCATCAGTATAATATGAAATGCAGTTAAAACCTTAAGAGAGGTTATTATACAATAAATACTTGAGTACCTACTGCAAGCTAAGCAATGGTGGTATGGTAATTAAACAGGGAAGTGGGTGGTAAGTTGAGAAAATGATATAtgttgaatatattatttttcagtttgggaaatgaaagaacaaagctgTTTTTGAAATGTAAACAACTGGAGTATAAGAGTCTTGTTTCTCAAAAAGGGATATGGTTCAAAAAATCCAAAAGCGTTACCGATGTACATTCAGATGACAAGAAGGCCTAGGATGTAGGCATAGGAAGGTGTCTTCTAAAGAGTCTGAGAAGGAAAAGTGTCCCGCCTGTCCCAAAAGGACTTGACAAGCGCGAACGGCATTCATGTGGAGGTGGATGGAAGTGAGGGTGCAGCCGCCTGACTGCAGTCTGAGCCAGTCCCAACAACTAGAGTGCAGATGTTGAGGAAAAGCATTCTGCAGGAGAACCAGATTTGTGCTTTTGTCTCTGTAAACATTTGTGAATTCCCACCTACCAGCAGATGTCACACATGTACATTAAAATTTCTTTGTGGTGCTACTAGGAATGGTTGTAGAAACTTTAGCCACAGAATAGACCACTGGGTATCTGTGAATCAGGGAAGACTTCTTAAACAGTTAACTGTGTCCCAGCTCCTGAAAGGTTAATATAACAATATAGTGACCAACCCTTAATTTAGCCTGGTGGTTGTGAGGAGCAGTGTTGTGGACAGCATCGCAGCACAAGCAGTGGCCCAGAAACAGACATTCTGTGTTGCGAACTATATGCAGTTCAGAATTGTGGGGGGcaatctgttttcatttttgtctaTTTGTATTTACATTTGGCTTTTTGTTTCCTGAATAGAGATAGTTAATGGAGTAGAATTGACATTTAAATAACTACATTCATTACATACATAGAAATGTAGTCAGAGGTTTGTGCAATGCTGGATGTGTCTCCCTTTTCCTCATATAATGCAGTTCTCATTTATCCAGTGCAGTCTGGGAGTGGGAACAGTGCCTATATGAGATTGGGTACTTTATAAATCAGAGGTCGCAAACTAAAATGCCTTCACGAGCTGGCAGGTAAGTGATGTAAAAGGTGAAAGGGAGTGATGGGACCAGGGGTAAATGTACTGAATTTTGTACCCTGCCTGAAATATCTTTCCATTCTCATGTCACGTTTTTTAGAACTCTGTGCTAGTCAAACCAAACAACTCTGCAAGCTGCACTTGAACACTTAGTGACGGTTTCAGCTGATGCTCTGAGACCTTTTGCAGTTGATTCCTTAGAGCCATGAGGCATCaggccctgctcctgcccaaatGACACTGGAATTTGTGGAGGACCAGTGCTTAACAGGGCTGGCTGCAGCTTTGTTCCTGTGGGCCAAAGGGTTCCCAACCCACATTTTATCATCGAGCTTACAGGATAAATACAGAGACATTGAACGAATAGAACAGTGAGCCTCTGTATGCCATCCACCCAAATCTATCAGTTGTTACTACTTACCTATGCACACCCTCCCCCCATCATATAGACATACATGTGTGCTCAAACATTCATTTCTCTTCATCTTAAGTACTTCCACAGGTAATTTCCTAAGAATAAGGACAGTCTCCTATACAGCCGTGGTACTATGATCACCCTTAAGCAAAAAGGGGACACTCACATTTCTACTGGTTGTCCCAAGGATGTCGTTCTGTTTGTTCACAGTATGGTAtcacttatataaaatataaaacacacaaaacagccgaaaccggtttggctcagtggatagagcgtcggcctgtggactgaagggtcctgggttcgattctggtcaagggcatgtacctgggttgcaggcacatccccagtaggagatgtgcaggaggcagctgatcgatgtttctctctcatcgatgtttctgactctctgtctctctcccttcctctctgtgaaaaatcaataaaatatattttaaaaaaacaaaacacaaaacaacaatgtATTGCTTAGTGATGaattaaaatagcattttgaGAAGTTACACTTGGTTATGCAGTGGGAAAGGAAGGAGATATACTAGTAATCAGAAGGGTTACACGGGTTTCATACTAAAGCGAGTAGTATATTTCTTAAGGCGAGCGGCATGCAGGTGTTTGTATAGGACTCCTTGTACCCTTTCTtgctttagaatttttttttaaaggagctcAGGGACATTGAGCTATAATGGTGAAACACCAAGACTTGGgggaaatattaatgaaaaaatgttaacattaaaatTTCCAGTGAtgtctaaagaataaaatattgttcCTCCACCTGTGCTCTtcactgtcttttcttttttatgtttttattgacttcagagagaggaagggagagggagttagaaacattaatgatgagagcaaatcatcaattggctgcctcctacactcctgccctactggagatcgagcatgcaacccaggcatgtgccatgtctgcgaatcgaaccatgacctcctggttcatagaccagcactcaaccattgagcacactggccaggctcactGTCTTTTCAGTGAATGTGGTACATATCCTTGCTGTTCTGTAACTTCCATTTCTCGCCCAACTTGTACCTTCCCCTTGGTCTATGAACCCACTCAAGTCTCTGTCGCTCTTTAAAATAAGTTCCTTTTAAACTCCCATTCTCTTGAGACCATTCTAGAATTTCTTTCCTCCACTTGGTCTCAGAGTTCTTGAAGAAGTAGCCTGTACTTACAATTTACTTCAGTCCTTTGTAATCTGACTCTACTCACTTGACTAATAGCATAGCTCTTTCCAAGGTCACTCACTGATCTGTTAATATCAAGTACAGGcttgattttacttttaaatgtgaTAAAAAACAGACTTTTATAGATATCTACATGTTTTATTGTTGATCACTTTCTCCTTAAAGccctttcatttttttgaatatattttattgatttttttacagagaggaagggagagggatagagagttagaaacatcaatgagagggacattgatcagctgcctcctgcacactccctactggggatgtgctggcaaccaaggtacatgcccttgaccaggaccaaacctgggacccttcagtccgcaggccgacgctctatccactgaaccaaaccggtcagggcagcccTTTCATTTTTCATTGACCAGTTTTCAGGTTTTATTCCTTCCAGTAGCTTTGTTTCAGATCACTCACATTTTTAGGTTCACGTGTTCCAGTCTGGATGTCTTCAGCTGATTTGAGGCCCCTCATGCTCAACTTGTCCAAAACTGAACTCATTATCTTAGCACATGCCAGTTTCTCCTCCTCATGCCATTGCTCAAAAGTTTGCATCCCCATTCATCCAATCACCCATGTAGAAATCTTAAAACCATGCTTgactcccctcttccttcttaaGGTCATGGGTTTACCATGCCCTGCTGATTTTAACTCCAAATGTCTCTGAGCTTTTCTCTCTCGTCTGCACTGCTGCCACCATTGGCCTGGCTGAGGCACTCGCCCTCCGGTCTAGAGCCCCAGCCCTAGAATGCCCTTTagctctcccccacttcccctaCCCCAGTTCTCAAACCAGAACCCAGTCATGGTCCACATGTTGCATTTAGTTGTGGTGTCACCATTATCTTTAATCTAGAACAGAGGTTGGCCTGTAGCCTGTTGGTCTCCACTCCCAGTTCTTTGCCTGTTGTCTTACTGCTTTCAAGCTACAGTGACAGAGTATTCATTGGCCGAGTAGTTGCCACAGGAAACACTTGGCTGGCAAAACTTAACATATTTACTGATTGGACTTTTACAGAAGTTTGCCAAACCCTCGACTAGAAGCTAGAATGCctgaaacattttatactttctcATGTAAGTGATGTTCGAAATTATACATCTAAGATTCTCGTATTTCCAATGATACCATTTCATACTTTCTGGAAATACTGTAAAACTTaaagtattatttatttcttaaggTCTTTCCTTTCTGGAGAGATTGAAAGTCTTCAAGGCAGAAAGCACATATTTACCTAAATATGctaaaaatttaataagaaaaatatatgaattttccTGGCTCTAACTTCAGCCTGAATAAATCACTTGACTTACCCGCAGTCTTTGTCCTGCCCCACACGTGCTCGCTGGGGGTCCTGGGCAGGTGCTGTGTGGTGCACTCTTGCATTCTTTCTCAGGGGTAGTGCTCGCGCTGCTCCACTATCGAGGTAATTGTGTGCGAGAGCAGGATGCTGCTGGCATTTTGGACTTCAGCTGTTTCTCAGTGAAGTACAGTCATCCAAATCATAGTTGCCTCAGCAGTGCAATGTATAAGATTTTGTATTTTGCATGCACTCAGCAAACTCCACTGTGCCCTTTGTTCCACCTGCTTTTCACTGTTTCTTACTCTTCCTTACTCTTTCCTGTAAGAGTTTTATGGTCGTCTTCTACTTAATCATGTTTCTATACATGTGTTCTCCAGATCATTTATAATGATGGGTTTTAGCTTCCTTGTCTTTAAGGAACTAGATTGTCTTCCAATTCTGAAATAGTCTGACTGGGAAACGTTTTAGTTGTGATTGCTGAGGAGTCTTATTCTATTACAGCTTGTTAGACTAGtatctctacacacacacacacacacccctctgcgTTTTCTAGTTAAGCTGCAACATTTTCCATAAGTAAAAAGGTCCTGTGATTCACCCTTGGTAAATGCAATTTTGAGAGTCTTTCGATTTAGTGTTTTTGGAAGTATCAAGTTAAGTTCcaagttaaaaaatgaaattttattgaatAATTACTGTCGGCATCTCTCCTTATTTTACTTGAATACATAGCAGAAGGAGAATTTAGACCACCCACCATCTCCAAACGAAGTCGGGACCAGATTCTGAGAGAAATTTTCACTAGCAGTTCAAGGTCTATGATAGAGTTAGTTTGCAAAATGTGTATTTTgctggcttttatttttctttttttcgcTTTTAATGtatgttgacattttaaaagctTTACTTTTTTGGCAAGTAGTCAAGcctgccatttttaaaatttctttgattTTATGTATAGAAGTTCTCATTCgctgttttcctcttttaaaacttcatgttttcctcttttaacacttagatttatttggaaaattgcctcattttaaaaaaccttttttaaGTATTGTACCTACCTTTTCTCCTACGGATTTAAGAAGCTAACCTGTGGCATGCCTCTGGGTCACTCTCTGCTCAGTTGGAGTGCTTAGATGCTCTGGCAGGGCAGTGCTATTCAACTCAGGGGATGCAAGtcgcctgccccctcccacttGGCCACTcttatttttgagatttttaaaaattctcatttgtTTTATATGGATTTTTAATCACTCCCAATCAATTTACAGATTCTTACTAGCGATTTCTTATAATTGGATTAAACTTCAAACATTGTTACAGGTTCCTGTTGAGAAAATTTCCGTACCCATCAAGTTGCCTTCAATATGGCATGCAATAAATTCAATCACATGTTACTTGAAGGGTTTTTGTAGCTTTATTCCAGGTTGCTTTATAGTTTTTTTTGTGACTGCTACAATGAAGctctttttttcccattatattttcttgttgattaTTCCTGGAATAtggaaaactattatttttaaaatgtcaatcttttttgtttcttttctactATCTTTACCTCATTTTGGGGTCATATTTCATTGGTTAGTATTTCCAGCACAAGGCTGTTTAGTGGTGCTGATGACAAATATTCCATCTTTTTCTGGTTATGGGAATGCATCTGATGTTTCATTGATAAATTCCAGGTCCCTCCCTCTATTTTCAGCTAGGATGGTTTTGTCTGATATTCCCAATCTTATATTCTTATTCCTGCTGAATGGATGTGGCAACAcatatacacgcacacacacacacacacacacacacacacacacacacacacacaccaaccaaAGAGCAAATAATGGCAACAGAAGTACTTTTGCTATAGCCGATAAAGAGACGATGATGGTGGCTTCATTGCTTTAGATTTGGAGAAAAGTGGATGAATTTGGGACTTGGTGACGTTTGAATTTGCTGTGCACAGGAAGGAATCAAGGATAAATCTTACcgagatgaggaaaatgagtaaataagtgggattattattttctttggggAGAAGGTACTTCGAGGGGGGGCGGTTCCCTGTGCTCTAGTGTTGCTTCGAGGACTCAGTGACAAAGTGCCCATGAAGCACACGGGCCGTAGTGCTGAGTAGTGTTGCTGGTAGTTCAGGTGCTGGCATGCTGATTTCTTTTTATCTAGTATGACGGACTGGCTTTTTGATACCCTTAATTTCCTGTGGGTACTGAAAGATGTCAGCTTAAAAAAATGGTTCTTGCCCAGCCattgtggatcagtggttgagcatcaacctggttcacggttcaatccccagtcagggcacatgcctgggttgcgggctcgattcctggtgggggggcatgaaggaggcagccgattaatgattctctctcatcatttttttctatctccctctctgaaatatatattttacattatatatatatatatatatatatatatatatatatatatatatatatatatttaaaatgattcttAAACGGAGTAAAAATCAGTCACTTatagaactttaaaataaatctatgttgaattatgtatacatttttggtgtCTCTGTAGTAGTCCTTTTTTCTGCTACTCTCTCTCGTTCCATCACTTTTTGCTGCTTAACAGTTGTGCTTTGAGAGAAAATGATGTTACTAATAGGAACTGATTTTTCTATTAGTAATATCCTAATAGTgagttacatttattttctaggTCTACAACCCAGTGGTGGGTTCATTAGATATAGGGCATGACTTGAACATGTGTGTTAAAAGCACTGCAGCCCggctgccgtggctcagtggttgagcattgacctatgaaccaggaggtcaggattcgtttcgattcctggtcagggcacatgcccagattgtgagcttgatccccagtgtggggcgtgcacgaggcagccgatcgatgattccctctctccctctcctttcctctctgaagtcaataaaaatatatttaaaaaataaataaataaacagttgTTCCAAGAAAGAAAGGCTAGGGAAAGATTTCCTAATATACAGGAGTGGGCCAAAGTAggttttacagttgtgaatatgtgacacagtttattcttatattagttattaattattgtatttgtaTTGCaactgtaaatgtacttttgTCCATCCCTGCATTTCTAATACATTTCCTTAAGTCTGGCCTGTTCATTTGCCCTTACCCATCTGCATCTCAGACTCTTTTCCCATGTCGGGTCTCTAAGCCTGGATTGCTTCATACACACTAATGCATTACTACCACCTCATCCTTCCTCATTTGAACTTCTTCTACTTGCTGATAAGTTAGGAattaattcattcagcaaatatttattgagtagctcTTATGTTCCAGATACTGCTCTAGGCTCTTAGGACAACATTGGTGAGCAAAGTGCAGACCTCCCTGCCTGAGTGGAACTGATTGGTGGATGTGATGTAACCATTGCCCTTGTAACCGTACTgccaagttttgttttgtttttaagaaattagttcgtcttttttaaaattaatcaatttacttatttttttttaatcctcacccaaggatatttttcccttgattttttttttttagagagagagtggaagagagagggaaagagagagaaacgttgatgtgagagaaacacatcgattggttgcctcctgcacacagccaggccagggaggacaaccaaggtacgtgcccttgatcggaatcgaacccaggatcctttggtctacaggccgacactctatcctctgagccaaaccggctcaggCTGTACTGCCAAATAGTAATATCTTGTTGATGTTGAGTAGCCCCATACATGTATCATAGCCACATACATGGCTAATCAATTTTTCAAAAACTTCATAAacttttgtacttttattttagaTACTAACCACAACGCTTCCGGATCTCATTATGAAAGTTCACAGCGGGGACCTGTGTCGTCTTCGAGCAACTCCAGCACAGACGCTAAGGATGCTGCTGTAAACCACTCCCCCGAGAAAGCAGCATGGCCCTTGGTCCTCAGTGACCCAGAGTTGGCTTCGGAATGCATGGATGCTGACTCTGCCTCCAGTACCGAGTCAGAAAGAAACGTCACTACCATGGCTTCAGGGAGCACAGGTGGTGAGAAAGATGTCCTTCGAAACAGCACTGGACTTGGTTCCCAAAACAAGTTTGTGGTCGGTGGCAGCAGCAATAGTTTGGGTCGTGGAAGTAGTACTGGGCCCTGGGGCTTCTCCCATGGAGCCGTAATAAGCACATGTCAGGTCTCTGTGGATGCTCCTGAAAGCAAGTCAGAAAGTAGCAACAATAGAGTGAATGCTTGGGGCACTGTAAGCTCTTCATCAAATGGAGGGGTAAATCCAAGCACTTTGACTTCAGCTAGCAACcatggtgcctggccagtattAGAAAACAACGGACTTGCCCTAAAAGGGCCTGTAGGGAGTAGTAGTCCTGGCATCAATATTCAGTGCAGTACCATAGGCCAGATGCCTAACAATCAGAGTATTAACTCTAAAGTGGGTGGTTCTTCTACCCATGGTACCTGGGGAAGCCTTCAGGAAACTTGTGAATCCGAAGTAAGTGGTACACAGAAGATTTCATTCAGTGGTCAACCTCAGAATATCACCACTGAAATGACTGGACCAAATAACACTACTAACTTTATGACCTCTAGTTTACCAAACTCCGGTTCAGTACAGAATAATGAGCTGCCCAGTAACTCGGGGGCCTGGCGTGTGAGCACAATGAACCATCCTCAGATACAGGTTCCATCGGTTATGAATGGCACTTCCCTTCCTCACCTTAGCAATGGAGAGTCAAAAAGTGCAGGCTCTTATGGTACTACCTGGGGTGCCTATGGTTCTAACTACTCTGGAGACAAATGTGCAAGCCCCGACGGCCAAGCTGACGGTGACACTGTGAACACAACTCTGATGCAGCCTGGCGTGAATGGGCCTGTGGGCACGAACTTTCCAGTCAGCTCAAATAAAGGAGGAGGCCTGTGGGAGTCTGGGGCCACAAATTCCCAGAGTGCATCCTGGGGAAGTGGAAATGGTGCAAACTTGGGAGGAAGTCGAAGAGGATGGGGAACTCCTGCACAAAACACTGGCACTAATGTACCCAGCGTGGAGTGGAGCAAACTGCCTGGCAATCAGCATTCCAGTGACAGTGCAAACGGCAACGGTAAGAAGTTTACAAACGGATGGAATTCTACTGAGGAAGAGGATCAGGGTTCTGCCACATCTCAGACAAATGAGCAAAACAGCATGTGGGCCAAAACAGGAGGTACAGTGGACAGTGAAGGTAGTACAGAGAGCACTGGACGCCTCGAAGAAAAAGTAACTGGGGAGACTCAGAGTAGAGACAGAAGAAGAATTGATCAGCACACATTACTCCAAAGCATTGTTAACAGAACTGACTTAGATCCACGTGTCCTATCCAACTCTGGTTGGGGACAGACTCCAATTAAGCAGAATACTGCCTGGGATACTGAGACATCACCTAGAGGGGAAAGAAAAACTGACAATGGGACAGAGGCTTGGGGAAGCTCTGCAACACAGACTTTTAACTCAGGGGCATGTATAGACAAGACTAGCCCTAACAGTAATGATACCTCATCTGTATCGGGGTGGGGAGATCCCAAGCCTGCTCTGAGGTGGGGAGATTCCAAAGGCTCAAACTGCCAGGGGGGGTGGGAAGATGATTCTGCTGCTACAGGAATGGTCAAGAGCAATCAGTGGGGGCATTGCAAAGACGAGAAGCCCATGTGGAATGATTCACAAAAGAACAAACAGGGCTGGGGTGATGGACAAAAGTCAAACCAAGGGTGGTCTGTTTCTGCCACTGATAACTGGGGAGACACATCAAGGAGTAACCATTGGGGTGAGGCTAATAAGAAATCTAGCTCAGGAGGTAGTGACAGTGACAGGTCTGTTTCTGGTTGGAATGAGCTTGGTAAAACTAGTTCTTTTACTTGGGGAAATAATATAAATCCAAATAATTCATCAGGATGGGATGAATCTTCTAAATCTAACTCTTCCCAGGGGTGGGGAGATCCTCCAAAGTCTAGTCAGTCGCTGGGTTGGGGAGATTCGGCAAAGCCAGTCAGCTCTCCAGACTGGAACAAGCAACCAGACATTGTTGGGTCTTGGGGAGTCCCTCCGGCTCCAGGCAAACCCTCTGGTACAGGCTGGCTGGGCGGACCTATTCCAGCCCCAGCAAAAGAAGAAGAACCCACAGGCTGGGAGGAACCATCCCCGGAGTCCATACGGCGCAAAATGGACATTGATGACGGAACCTCAGCGTGGGGAGATCCCAACAAATACAACTATAAGAATGTGAACATGTGGAACAAAAATGTCCCGAATGGCAGCAGCCGCTCAGACCAGCAAGCACAGGTGCACCAGCTGCTGCCGTCTGCAAGTGCCATCTCAACCCCAGAGGCAGGCGGCTCCGGTGAGTTGTTACTATGTGGAGTCGGATGGTCTTACAAACACTTCACAGGACTGTGGGCCTTGTTTCAGCTTACTTTGATAAGATGTGTTTGACAGTATTTGCTGTGCACACAGAGGCCTGCTTTACT
This is a stretch of genomic DNA from Myotis daubentonii chromosome 4, mMyoDau2.1, whole genome shotgun sequence. It encodes these proteins:
- the TNRC6A gene encoding trinucleotide repeat-containing gene 6A protein isoform X8, with translation MRELEANATKDVERSLSRDLVQEEEQLMEEKKKKKDDKKKKEAAQKKATEQKIKVPEQIKPSVSQPQPANSNNGTSTATSTNNNAKRATANSQQPPQQQPQQPQPQQPQPPQALPRYPREVPPRFRHQEHKQLLKRGQHFPVIAANLGSAVKVLSSQSESSALTNQQPQNNGEVQSSKTQSDTNHNASGSHYESSQRGPVSSSSNSSTDAKDAAVNHSPEKAAWPLVLSDPELASECMDADSASSTESERNVTTMASGSTGGEKDVLRNSTGLGSQNKFVVGGSSNSLGRGSSTGPWGFSHGAVISTCQVSVDAPESKSESSNNRVNAWGTVSSSSNGGVNPSTLTSASNHGAWPVLENNGLALKGPVGSSSPGINIQCSTIGQMPNNQSINSKVGGSSTHGTWGSLQETCESEVSGTQKISFSGQPQNITTEMTGPNNTTNFMTSSLPNSGSVQNNELPSNSGAWRVSTMNHPQIQVPSVMNGTSLPHLSNGESKSAGSYGTTWGAYGSNYSGDKCASPDGQADGDTVNTTLMQPGVNGPVGTNFPVSSNKGGGLWESGATNSQSASWGSGNGANLGGSRRGWGTPAQNTGTNVPSVEWSKLPGNQHSSDSANGNGKKFTNGWNSTEEEDQGSATSQTNEQNSMWAKTGGTVDSEGSTESTGRLEEKVTGETQSRDRRRIDQHTLLQSIVNRTDLDPRVLSNSGWGQTPIKQNTAWDTETSPRGERKTDNGTEAWGSSATQTFNSGACIDKTSPNSNDTSSVSGWGDPKPALRWGDSKGSNCQGGWEDDSAATGMVKSNQWGHCKDEKPMWNDSQKNKQGWGDGQKSNQGWSVSATDNWGDTSRSNHWGEANKKSSSGGSDSDRSVSGWNELGKTSSFTWGNNINPNNSSGWDESSKSNSSQGWGDPPKSSQSLGWGDSAKPVSSPDWNKQPDIVGSWGVPPAPGKPSGTGWLGGPIPAPAKEEEPTGWEEPSPESIRRKMDIDDGTSAWGDPNKYNYKNVNMWNKNVPNGSSRSDQQAQVHQLLPSASAISTPEAGGSGPKSMQDGWCGDDMPLPGNRPTGWEEEEDVEIGMWNSNSSQELNSSLNWPPYTKKMSSKGLSGKKRRRERGMMKGGNKQEEAWINPFVKQFSNISFSRDSPEENVQSNKMDLPGGMLQDKRMEIDKHSLNIGDYNRTVGKGPGSRPQMPKESSMERSPYFDKDGIVADESQNLQFMSSQSMKLPPSNSALPNQALGSIAGLGMQNLSSVRQNGNPSMFGVGNTAAQPRGLQQPPAQPLSSSQPNLRAQVPPPLLSPQVPVSLLKYAPNNGGLNPLFGPQQVAMLNQLSQLNQLSQISQLQRFLAQQQRTQSQRSVPSGNRQQQDQQGRPLSVQQQMMQQSRQLDPNLLVKQQTPPSQQQSLHQPAMKSFLENVLPHTTPELQKGPSPVNAFSNFPIGLNSNLNVNMDMNSIKEPQSRLRKWTTVDSISVNTSLDQNSSKHGAISSGFRLEESPFVPYDFMNSSTSPASPPGSVGDGWPRAKSPNGSSSVNWPPEFRPGEPWKGYPNIDPETDPYVTPGSVINNLSINTVREVDHLRDRNSGSSSSLNTTLPSTSAWSSIRASNYNVPLSSTAQSTSARNSDSKLTWSPGSVTNTSLAHELWKVPLPPKNITAPSRPPPGLTGQKPPLSTWDNSPLRVGGGWGNSDARYTPGSSWGESSSGRITNWLVLKNLTPQIDGSTLRTLCMQHGPLITFHLNLPHGNALVRYSSKEEVVKAQKSLHMCVLGNTTILAEFASEEEISRFFAQSQSLTPSPGWQSLGSSQNRLGSLDCSHPFSSRTDLSHWNGAGLAGTNCGDLHGTSLWGTPHYSTSLWGPPSSSDPRGMSSPSPINAFLSVDHLGGGGESM